Within Citrus sinensis cultivar Valencia sweet orange chromosome 1, DVS_A1.0, whole genome shotgun sequence, the genomic segment TTCAGCAAGAGAGTTTAATGCAATTAAATACTTCGGTTCAGTCTATAAAATGCCAAAGATATATAAAAAGGCTTCGAAATTGCCATACAGCCCTGtttgattaaagaaaatggtggCACTCGGCATGAGCAGCAGTGTTGCTTGTTTGTCCTTTCTTTATATAACGTCCGTCCTGTCTGCTTCGTGGCAACCAACTCCAGCTCCCAAACCCAATTCACCTGTTTCATCTCCAAATCCAGAAGCCAATTCCCCAGACCCATCTCCTGCTACAGCTGATTCTCCTGAAACACAGTTACCGCCTACCGCAGAAGGCCTTTTTGATGTCACCGACTATGGAGCAGAACCTGACGGGGAAACCGAGACTAGCTCCGTATGTTTCTTCATTGTTACATTAATCTTGTGATATAACAATATTCATTCATAAATCATtgaatcttttgtttttcggCAGCCATTCTTAGAAGCATGGAATGCTGCATGTTCACACAATGGAGACTCAACTTTTTACATACCAGAGGGAACATTCTTGCTCGGTCCAGTATCAATTACCGGCCCTTGTCATAACAACCAGCCCCCAAAAATAGTGATCAAAGGAACTCTAATGGCTCCACCAAATCTCAGTGCTTTCCCTGATACCAATTGGATTGTCTTTCAAGATTTGCACGGCATCAATATCAGTGGAGGAAATGGTGAAGTGCCAAACATAGATGCCCAGGGTGAAGTAGAAGCCTGGAAACGGAATAGCTGCAGCAAGTCAGAGAaatgcaacaaattaatcACAGTAAGCTCCACTTTCTTGCATTACATCActgaatttagaaattttaatctGCATTGTTAATTCATTGATGCAGTCACTGAGATTCAACAATGTTTCCCATGGGACTATCAGCAACATTGCTGTATCAAATAGCAAGGGCTTCCATGTTGCTTTCCTTGACTGCGACAACATTAATGTCTACAATGTTAGTATTAGTTCTCCTGGTGACAGTCCAAACACTGATGGAATCCACGTCGGTATGTCAACGAATATCAACATTACATCATCCAATATTGGAGCCGGTGATGATTGCATCTCCATCGGACCGGGCAGCAGCAACATTTCTGTTGCTGATGTTAAATGTGGTCCAGGCCATGGAATCAGGTAACAATTCTGCTCCTTATACCATAATTTGTCTACTACTCTTCGTTTGAATCACTGAGATACTTTGCCATGTGACAGCATTGGGAGCCTTGGCAAGTACACGGATGAGGAAGATGTGGTAGGCATCAATGTAAGAAACTGCACAATCACCGGCACACAGAACGGCGTTAGAGTAAAGACGTGGCCTGGAGCTCCAGCTAGCCGTGCTTCTAACCTCATGTTCACAGACATTGTCATGATCAATGTCTCAAACCCCATAATCATAGATCAGGAATACTGTCCATCAAATAGCTGCAAGAGTACTTCTGAGGTAACTATGATTATTAAACAAAGTTACATTAAGAACACTgatggatttttctttttcttttttttcaaattttacgCAGCCCTCATTGGTGAAGCTCAGTAACATTCACTTCAAGAACATCAGTGGCACTTACAACACCGAATCTGGAGTCACTTTGATATGCAGTTCTGGTGTCCCTTGCGAGAACATACACCTTATTGACATTAATCTCAACCCCACAGAACCAGAAACGCCGCGGGAAGGCAGATTCAATGTGAAGGGTGTTGTTAATGGATTAGAAATTCTTAATTCTAGCTTTTGATTGAAacaatatcttttaaaaagaatatatataaaaattataggaGATTGGCCATTAACTGGCTGATCGGATTCTTGGGCAAAAGAGCCGCTTTGGTTACATTTTTAGTTGTTTCTTCTTGTCACAGCAGTTGCCTTAGAAGTATTAGGATACATTTCGGATTGAGATGCTGTAACTACAgttgctgtgaaaaaaaaaaagaaaaagtgtaattataaaataaaaattagtaatatatagtaaatataaattttaaataataattttaataaaattattaaagatataatagattttctattatacagttgaaaaataatatctacataacttttaagttacagcagttagtgtttactaaacactttaatattataacttttaaactacagtTGTCCAACTTCAATACCAAACACACTTTAGCCTCgtgatttttcatttcttccgGGTAGTTTGCAGACTTTTGCCATGTAATTGTTTGCAAATTACAATCATATAAAGCATAAACCGTCTATgatattgatataaattttaatcgaAGTTTGTGCGGTTAACTTAAAACGGACTTTCCaattttgggggaaaaaaaattaaacagatttattaaaaatagaaaaaatgacTTCTAACATTTGGACAAATTTCAATGAACATCACAGCGTGACATTAGCAGTGTTATTTGTTATATGAGTGTAATCCTCAATTTCGCCTattgtttatgtttttatcGGCGTCAGCTctgtataaattaatttgtaacatTGGACACTATTGTGCCATCAAAAAAACATTGgacattattgttatttaattaaaaataataattataattataaaaacatgTTTGGTTAGAACGGTGTCGTTCCAAGGGGCAAAATTTAACTCTGATTTTACAGCTCAAATAACCACCACCACGTCCAATACCTAATTAGTCGAAAGCCGCGACCGACGGAGTCACACACTCTCGAGTCTCAGACCAAACTCAGCAAAAACATGGCGCACCTTGCCGCGCGGCGCACAGTAGCATCAATCATAACCCGCACCCTCACTTCTCCTCGCTCCCGCCTCGCTATACCTATTCTCAACAAACAACAACCGCAAATCGGCCCGGACCCAATTTGCAACCCGGCCCGTTTCAAAACATCCGGTTCGAGCTACTCGCCCCTCAACGACCCGTCTCCGAATTGGAGCAACCGGCCGCCGAAAGAGACAATAATGCTCGACGGGTGCGATTACCAGCATTGGCTGATTGTTATGGAGTTTCCTAATCCCTCAGGGCTCAGTGAGGAGGAAATGATCAACGCTTATGTCAAAACACTCGCTGCTGTTGTTGGCAGGCACTGAGTTAACTTGCATCTTTTCTTGTctgtataaattttacaaaaaaatctttttctcacTTTTTAATGaagagttttatttatttatttatttatttttggggttGGTTGTAGTGAGGAGGAAGCGAAGAAGAAGATATACTCAGTCTGTACGACGACATATACTGGGTTTGGTGCACTTATTGATGAGGAGCTTTCTTACAAAGTTAAaggtatttaatttatttgtattggtGATGCTTATGGGTTTTCCAGGGTTTAAGGGATAAATGTTAATCTTTTGTTTCATCGGAATTGTGGGTGCTTGATAGAATGGGATTGACATTTacattttatccaaaaaaatcGAAGGTATTCATTTACTTCACTTggggtttagggttttagaGGTCAGGTGTCCTTTGTTTGATTGATTTAACCGTATTTTTTATAGATCTTTGGGTGCTGAAAGGTTTAAGGTATTGGGATGTTTTCAAGTCTTTTgctataatttaatcatttgtgGTTGATACTGGGATTTGCTTTGCTCTGTTATTTCTTTGAAGTACACAAACACTCTCTTGGGGTGTTTGATGGTACCATGGAATTTAGGGATTTAGGGGTTACTTTGTCATCTTTCtcagattttaaataaagtaattgGCTTGATTATTTGTCACTGGGGATTCTACGTCAGGGATTAGAAGTCTAATTCATGTTCAGTCTTGAAATTCAAGTTATGGTATTAAGTACATTTAGCTTTGAATTTatattggaattttttttttaaaaataataggtcAGCCTGGAGTTCTTTGGGTTTTGCCGGATTCATATATTGATGTTCCCAACAAAGATTATGGAGGTAGGTATTTtctgaaattaaattgatgaaaacaagcaattttgttgatttgtgTTACCTATAAATtgtgacttttattttatgttcatCTCTTCTAAATTGATGGCTAGGGGATTTGTTTGTTGATGGCAAAGTTATCCATAGACCACAATATAGATTCACTGAGAGGCAGCAAAGGCCACGCACACGGCGTCGAGAAACAACACAGGCCGACAGGAGAAGGCTCTGGGCTCAGAACCAGAGTGCTCCATCGCAGCAACCAACCTCAATGAGTAACCAGAATCCTGCTCAAGCTGGTGGGACAAATTTCTCTATAAACCAAGGACAAAATAACCAGAAGAGTGCTTGAGAATTCACAGTATAGTTATGGGGCTATTGGGTTTGTGTTGTCAGTGGCATTTCTTATTCGGTGGATAATTACTGAGTTCCCTTGCTTTTTATGTTCCATGGCAATTATATGCATATTTCAAGTCATGAACATATGTGAATATAGTTATTGaggaattattgaaaaatcaaataggAGATGATGTTGTGGGAGACTTGAAATGttatttgttatgttttaatgAAGAAGAACAGCTCTTGCAACTAAAATGcattatatttctttatatatGGTTGTTTCATTCTCAAATTGTTAAGTTATGCTATGAGACTGAAcatttcttttacaatttcttttttgctcTCCCTTACCATCATTTACATATGTGATTACTTTGTTCTTGCTTTCTTAGAAGATAAGGCACTCAATGGTGTACTAATAGCTGCTGCTTCTAACTCTTTAGACCTCGTTTCAGTGAATTTTATAGTCATTCATTTCTTGGAACTGCCTTCCTTATTCCTCTGTTTTGATTCTTGTCATGACTTGAGTGCATATTCCTGTTCTGTAAAAAAGGGACTGGTTCCATATTTCTACCAGAAGAAAAACGACCAAAGAAACAGTGTGGTTTGAtcataaatttagttttttctttttctttttctaataccAGATCAAAACTTTATTCaatcaaacataaaagtaTATTAAGATCGATTTCCAGATGATCTATTATTATAGGAAATTGGTGTAACCATGATCCTCTCACCGATAATTAAGAAGGGAAATTTCACACGTGATCTATTACGAGTAAGTAATAATATGCttgtaaatatgtaatttatatttattacatattattaaattttattttatagttacagttttttttttctaaaacaaatagagtttaaaaattacagttcaTCAATCCCAAAGTGAACCTTAATCAgtgaaagataatttttatacACGCATGACAAGCAGTAAATGAATAATAACAATGACAAAAGTGATCTGAGGCAGTGTAAGACATTCCAAATCTTAACTTTTGATTTAAGTCTTAGACCGAAACCACAACAGAGTCATAGCACCAGAGAAACAACAAATACAACCATGGTTGTTCACTTTTGAAACGGGTCGATCCATAATAATCAGCTAATGCTGGAATTTGGAGCGCGTAGACTAAAACGGgccctaaaaaaatatagattggCAAAAATACCCCTATCAAACGAGCAAAATCACCGCCAAGTctcttgaaaaatataaagagcCCTTGGATTCTAAATCACATCACAAGCTGTCCAAATTCCAGAATCACCACTTCCCCTCTCTCCCTCTTAATCCGCGAGATCGCTGAGCTCCTCCTCCGATCTCGAGAATTCACTAGATCCCATTTCACCAGGTACGGTTTCAAATCAACTCAGTTTCTCAAATTCATCTTTGTagatctaattaatttttacttcgCACATATTTCATTTCtcgttttatttttgtaaaaagcttttctttttaaatataaaaaaaaaaaagtcatagAACAACAATGAACTCGAATTACAACAACAAATCGAAAGTGTCCACACCCGGCATGCtgaacaatttcaatttcgaTCTTGGGGTCGGATCGAACAAACCCGCTTCACTAATTGATCAAAGGAACCGAACGACGCCGTCGTTTACATCTTCATTTACGTCGTCAACGACAGCAACTCAGCCAAAGCCCGCCTGGCAACCCAGCAAGCCGTCATGGACTCACCAACCAGCGCAGACCGGGATAGAAAGCGCTCCCGTTTCTATGGTGGGTGATATTCATGGCAAGAGTTGGGC encodes:
- the LOC102614588 gene encoding exopolygalacturonase-like, encoding MVALGMSSSVACLSFLYITSVLSASWQPTPAPKPNSPVSSPNPEANSPDPSPATADSPETQLPPTAEGLFDVTDYGAEPDGETETSSPFLEAWNAACSHNGDSTFYIPEGTFLLGPVSITGPCHNNQPPKIVIKGTLMAPPNLSAFPDTNWIVFQDLHGINISGGNGEVPNIDAQGEVEAWKRNSCSKSEKCNKLITSLRFNNVSHGTISNIAVSNSKGFHVAFLDCDNINVYNVSISSPGDSPNTDGIHVGMSTNINITSSNIGAGDDCISIGPGSSNISVADVKCGPGHGISIGSLGKYTDEEDVVGINVRNCTITGTQNGVRVKTWPGAPASRASNLMFTDIVMINVSNPIIIDQEYCPSNSCKSTSEPSLVKLSNIHFKNISGTYNTESGVTLICSSGVPCENIHLIDINLNPTEPETPREGRFNVKGVVNGLEILNSSF
- the LOC102628288 gene encoding multiple organellar RNA editing factor 3, mitochondrial, with the translated sequence MAHLAARRTVASIITRTLTSPRSRLAIPILNKQQPQIGPDPICNPARFKTSGSSYSPLNDPSPNWSNRPPKETIMLDGCDYQHWLIVMEFPNPSGLSEEEMINAYVKTLAAVVGSEEEAKKKIYSVCTTTYTGFGALIDEELSYKVKGQPGVLWVLPDSYIDVPNKDYGGDLFVDGKVIHRPQYRFTERQQRPRTRRRETTQADRRRLWAQNQSAPSQQPTSMSNQNPAQAGGTNFSINQGQNNQKSA